Within Oncorhynchus masou masou isolate Uvic2021 chromosome 17, UVic_Omas_1.1, whole genome shotgun sequence, the genomic segment TGCCAGCTTGAGGGACATGTCCTGGAGCACGGCCCTGGTGAGGACGGGGGCGGAGGTGAGGCGGAGGGTCTCCTCCACGGCACTGTCCAGGATGGGCGTCTTTTGCAGCATTTCCTGGGTCAGGTTGATGAAAGGGCCTTCGTGCTTCACCTCCTGGCCCGTCTCCTTAAGCACCTCCTCCACTTCCCCCTGCACGGCCTTCATGGCGTCTGGGTGCTTCATGAGGTAGAAGAGCAGCCAGAAGGCAGCAGGGCCTGTGTTGCCCTGTGAGGCCCAAAGGAGAAGAAACATGTACCTGTCCTGCATGAAGTCTTCCATGCCgtgctcctccctctcctgctgCTGATCGCGCACccagacactgatgttctccttgGTCTTCACCTTCTGCACTGACAGCATGTTCCAGAACAGCCTCTTCagcctctccgcctctctcttctctcctggaGGCAGGACCCCATAGGCCAGATTGGGGAAGAGCTGATCATACTTACGGAACTCAAGGAAGAGCTCCTGGGACTCCACTCTGTCGACCTCTCTGGCTTTCTCCATGCTCTCTGTGGATTTTGGTGTCTCATTACCGAACAGAGCCAGGTAACCTGCCCTGAAGACAATGTTGTAGCTGTAGTTGAACAGACCGTCCTCATTCCAGGGCATATGGTTATTATCCCCCGTCCCTACACTGTGCAGCATCAGATTCTGTAGGTTTCTCATCATAGCCTGTGTCATGACAACTAAACCGTCCCCCATCAGGTGCTTGTTGCTGGACATCTGAGGAAACCTGTGGTCGGAGTGGTAACCAAACACTTTCTGCACCAGATGTTGTGCAAACTTGCTGAAGTCCAGTTTGGTGCGGGCCTCCTTCACAATCGTCCCGAAGGACCGAGGGTCCATAAGGAATGTGAAGTAGAATCCTCCCAGCTGCACGGTGAAAATATCCCCATGcttcctcttcatcctctccAGGAACTTCGCTGTGTCCCTGCGGAACTCAAGGACATGGCCCAGCCAGGGGATGGGGCCCCGGTCCAGGGGGGGTTCCCCGGGTCGACGCTGCCTGACAGCCCCCAGGAGGTAGAAGCCCCCCAGGACAGAGGCTAGCAGAGCCAGAAGGATCAGCAGCAGAAAGCCCATGGTCCTTTCTTCTTCGTTCTCACACAGACAATCTGAGCCCCGGCTAGAATTCCTTTTTTTTATGGCGTGATGAAACTATGACACCCCCGCCAGCAGTTAATGACTAACTCGATTGCACAATAACCAGAAACCACCCACAAACGGTACAGAACAGTCTTTGGTGTTTCCAATTTAAACAAAGGTTAATACGTATAAAGGCCAGAAAAATTCAAATAATGAATTGCATATTATAGGAAGTGCAACGTATTTTGTCATTTACCGTCTGTATGTTTCATAATCTGGAGAAAACAGCCCAGAACAGAGTGCGATGGAGAGGAATCGTTGATGGACTATACTCCCAAAGTAGAAACAGTAGCAAAGTAGAAAAGTAGCTTCACAGTACATTCCGATCTCCATTTTGGGTGTGATGAATGTAAAATTATAGTatgttctttttttctctcaacaATGCTAGGCCTAGAATTACATCATTTGGTGGCTATGTCTAATCCACTCGAGTGGATTAGACATAGCCACCAAATGATGTAATTCTAgctactcccccccccctcccccctgagCAGTCCATGTAGTGTGCATTTGAAAGCACCTTTCATAACCTCAGACTGATTTCAACATTTCCCCTTTGTGTCCACAAGATGGCCTACGACATTTGTAGGAGTACACGTCACCCTTTTATGTGCACAGTAGCATTGCATAGCACGAAGCTTCCTTCTATTTGGCTTACTAGTTTAGCTTTTGGGGAGCTGCTGAATCTTGGGCATGCTTCAACCCCAAATAACCACAGACAGTCTTTACCAAAGCATTGAATTGtcattgaattgacgtctgtgcccagttgAGATACACTAACTATATTGACAATAATACCTATTTCAGACAGAAGATGTGGTATAGTATgtgatttttgaatgacgacCACATCTCTACACCCCAAACATCTGTAAGGCTCCTTAATCAAGAAGTGAATTTCTAgcacagatttaaccacaaagtCCAGAGAGGTTTACCAATGCCTAACAAACAAGGGCAATGATTGGtagatttgtaaaaaataaaaagtgagtatggtgaagttattaattagccTTTGAATGGTgtatacaaagatacaggcgtcattcctaactcagttgcctagttacagtgttgacatacagtggggagaacaagtatttgatacactgtcgattttgtaggttttcctacttacaaagcatgtaaatgcaaattaattacttaaaaatcatacatttttgttttagattccgtctctcacagttgaagtgtacctatgataaaaaattacagacctctacatgctttgtaagagggaaaacctgcaaaatcggctgtgtatcaaatacttgttctccccaatgtatatctgcttgaaaatctatggcaagacttgaacatgtctgtctagcaatgatcaacaaccaacttgacagatcttgaagcattttttaaatttattaataacattaaataaataataaacttCCGAAATGACTTTGGCAAAGCAACCAAATAACTATGGCTTTACAATTATGTTTTATTTAGTCAAATATTACATCTGTTTGGATTTCTTGCAGTCTATAAATTATTTTTTTGTAATGATGTTCtcattagtttaaaaaaaatgtttttaaaaacttttccattttgacattacagagtatgttgtgtagattgttgacaaaaaaagaCAATTATATCCATTTTAACCCCACTTTGTAATTcaacaaaaagtggaaaaagtcaaaagtCATACTTTCTAAAGATACTTTACATGGGTCATTCCTCTAAAAGAGTGCcttttgcatccctttgatatgttaagtagaaattgtgcaccaaaattgaattttaaaagcctgttatattacataaagtgccctttaatatagaccacattgAGAATTCAATATATCTGTTTTttaatatgaataaagacttgctaaTGTGCCAAATTTCCACATGTTCCTCCGAGCACCCTCTGttacttctaggaagattttgaTCCACTTAACCcgccaaatgtttttttttaaatgtaatcatCATTTTCAATCCCTAGTTATTTTTGTTGTATTGACAAAGTCATTTCAGAATATTATTActtatttcatgtgattagtgaaTAATTTACGTCTTTTGCTCATTTTAagttcaaccctgttacatgaactgaactctgTTTAACATTGTGAAACTATttctttaaatatttttttttgtcaaataGTAGTGTAAAAGCTGCTGAGTTGGTTTCTACTCTTTTTGacaattttctggtgttttgtggtggaaactAAGTGGGTCTAGCTTAACATGTCAACCCTGTTATCTATCAATCAACCTAACATAGCAGGCGTAAAAGGCGCCTGAGCGGCATTTCTTTCTTTCTGGTCCTGACGAGAAAAAAATACTGTCGGtggaggttctcttctgcactgttgaaccaatccagtaaatgtggaggagttaagatggagtgtcACCTTGTTAATGTTCAAAAGCGGAAGTTGCATCAcaggctctctttccatttcccctgaaaaccagatgCATGAGGGTGCCCAAAGACAAGCAAATTTTTtttattaaaggcccagtgcagttaaaaacatgttttccctgtgttttatatatatttccacactatgaggttggaataagaCCCGATACCTGTATTTTGGTTACAGGGTCTAAAAATGCAGGCTTCATGTCTAGGACTCGAGGTGGGATTTAATATACCATGTTTTCTTACTCCCTACCCCTTTCAGATATACAAAAACGCAGATTTAAAAAAAGTTGGGATGGTAAAAAAAAGTGGGACTTCTGTCTGTGTATGAAAGGGGTTTAACACTTATACCACAACCAAGTATTTATAAGGATATTTTATTACATTTGACAGGATGAAAAACATAAAGATTAAATGCTTGACATTACAATGTTACAAAAATAGCAATGATTATTATAGTACACATTTTTGGCACAATCATTGACAGTCCTTGAGGGTCAGAATATGAGTGACCAGACTAAAAAGATAATAAAAGCAAgaatacagtacacacagtagCTTTAACTACATGTAAATTCATCTCCTACATGGAATTGGTTTTGAACATCTGTgcatttctttttttgttgttgtaagatTTTGTGATAATTTTTTTACAATTATCAAGTCATTTACGGTTTCAATGCCTGACATTTTTAATGTGGATCAATTTATCTGTGAATTCAGAAAAGCTACCAAGGATTGCGTTTTCAGGGAGTGATATTGTTTCTTGTAGAATTCGTCTCCTACACGTCTCCTACATGTTTCTAATACTATCTGCAAACCATTTCCTCATGACTCATCACTCAAAAATATTATATAGTACCTGATTTCAATtttaaaatgtaatatttccaGCTGACTCTAAGCATAAACATTCCAGATATTTTCAAAGACAGTAAAAGTAGATGATTTGTCCTCTCTGAATAAACGAAACAATTATAAGCAGTTATTTTAATACCGTATCACTTGTTGTGGTACTAGGTACTCCAGACACATTTATGTTTAGGCACAAGATAGTTTATAATAAACCAAATCAGATTAACAGCTCATGAGATGGAAGTTTACACTCAGTGTTGACAGAGGCTGGTTTGTCAGTCACTCATTTTTAAAAACCTGAGTCTGTATCTAAACTGGATGTCTCTGGTTGGCTGCATGGACCCAAAGCCCCAGCGCTTGGTGTCAATATCAGGTATCTTTTCATCTGGGTTCTTGAGCTCAAAGTCAAAGTATGTGAGCATGAGGAAGACAAACTGCTTCAGCTCATTGGTGGCGAAGAAGCGTCCTGGGCACATAGTGATCCCAGCACCCCACGGCATGTTGTAGTATTTAATTTTTTGCCCACCTTTGTAAAAGTCCGTCTTTTTACCCCCCTCTGCTGTCAGGAAGCGATCATACTTGTAGGTGAGTGGATCCGGGTGGACCTCTGGGTCCATCTGGACGGCAGTGTAAGGAAACAGGGCtactctgtctccttctctgatGCGGTACTCGCTTCCGTCGGCCATCTTGAGGGACATGTCCTGGAGCACAGCCCTGGTGAGGACGGGGGCTGTGGTGAGGCGGAGTGTCTCCTCCACGGCACTGTCCAGAATGGGCGTCTTTTGCAGCATGTCCCGGGTTAGATCGATAAAGGGGCCTTCATGCTTCACCTCCTGGCCTGTCTCCTTcagcacctcctccacctccttcttcACAGCCCCCATTGCATCTGGGTGCTTCATGAGGTAGAGAAGGAGCCAGAAGGCAGCAGGGCCTGTGTTGCCCTGTGAGGCCCAGAGGAGAAGCAACATGTACCTGTCCTGCATGAAGTCCTCCATGCCgtgctcctccctctcctgctgctgctcacGCACccagacactgatgttctccttgGTCTTCACCTTCTGCACTGACAGCATGTTCCAGAACAGCCTCTTCagcctctccgcctctctcttctctcctggaGGCAGGACCCCATAGGCCAGATTGGGGAAGAGCTGATCATACTTACGGAACTCAAGGAAGAGCTCCTGGGACTCCACTCTGTCGACCTCTCTGGCTTTCTCCATGCTCTCTGTGGATTTTGGTGTCTCATTACCGAACAGAGCCAGGTAACCTGCCCTGAAGACAATGTTGTAGCTGTAGTTGAACAGACCGTCCTCATTCCAGGGCATATGGTCATTATCCCCCGTCCCTACACTGTGCAGCATCAGATTCTGTAGGTTGCTCATCATAGCCTGTGTCATGACCACTAAACCGTCCCCCATCAGGTGCTTGTTGCTGGACATCTGAGGAAACCTGTGGTCTGAGTGGTAACCAAACACTTTCTGCACCAGATGTTGTGCAAACTTTCTGAAGTCCAGGTTGGTGCGGGCCTCCTTCACAATCGTCCCGAAGGACCGAGGGTCCATAAGGAATGTGAAGTAGAATCCTCCCAGCTGCACGGTGAAAATATCACCATGCTTCCTTTTCATCCTCTCCAGGAACTTTGCTGTGTCCCTGCGGAACTCAAGGACGTGGCCCAGCCAGGGAATGGGGCCCCGGTCCAGGGGGGGTTCCCCTGGTCGACACCACCTGAAGGCCCCCAGGAGGTAGAGTCCCCCTAAGACAGAGGCTAACAGAGCCAGAAGGATCGGCAGCAGAAAGCCCATTGTCCTTTCCTCTTCGTTCTTTCAGAGCACATCTGTGCCCCAGCTTAAGTGCATTTTGTGTTTTCGATACCCATGACTCATGCTCCTCCCCCCCTTTCACAGTGAGAGTGCCATTAGTATTCTAAGCACTAGGACACAGCAATGTTCTCGCAATGAAATGAAACGTGTCTAGTATATTAATATCAAGGAAAAGCATTGTTTATACATAGCTCTGCCTCAAGCATATGCATTTAGATGGCTCAGGGCCAGGACCATGCAGGTTTCAGCTGGTTTCAGTCAGTATACTACAGAGAGATTTTGTGATAGGAAAACTTAATAGATCACATGTGTAGAGAGAACCTCTCTCAGATTTGTAATAGTGTTGCATTTTGGGCCTTTATGCTGTTTCATACCATAAAGAGCAGTGGAGCCAGCCCCAAAACAAGATCATTGTGAATAGAGGTAAGATTGAAGAAGACatgcacatacatatacatacccaAGATATACCCAAGTCCTCCTAAATCTCTAACAAGACATGCgtgcaaaaacaaaacaataacccCAAAATGGTCGTGCCATCTATTTGCAACTATTTAAAGCCTTTTATGAAATATGCTGATTTTATGGATAGAGGCATACAACTATAATGGCCATGCTCCCTTAAACCATCCATCATTCATATAGACTTTTGTTGTTTCTATGTTTCTTCAGTGTGCCTAGAagtgacttttcgtagcaggttaggagagaaTTTTAGCTAactcttttcctaaccttaacctaattctcctaaccagcTCCATTAATTCTTCTAACCTGCTGCGTAAgatctcctaacctgctatgttaattcttctaacctgctgcgtaagttctcctaacctgctacaaaaaAATAACTTCTGGTCTTAGTTGTATACTACCTAGTCAGAACCATGTTTCTCAACCTACAACTGTTGTACCATTCAAACCTTGTGGTGTAGGCTACAGTTCTCCACATCTGTTGTTGTTTTACTCTCCCTTTGTATTCTCTTTCGACCTCGTTCCCACACAACATTCAAAAGAAAACCACACCGACATTCTGAGCGTTGTGTAACTTGAGTCACTGACAAAACACAACAGCCTCTCAGCAActaacccccccacccctcctcctaaAATCAACAGGAATTCAGCAAAGAAAGAAATGTCTGCTTTCACCTTTTGTCTCAGGGATTATGGAACAGTACGAGCTTGGTTGTGAATCCTTTGGCCGTTCCCATCTGATTATTGAAAACTGTCATAATTCTTCAGCAAGTGTTTCAGTGTTTGGTCTGTGTGCCTTTTTCTCTAAGCTGGGAAATGTTAATTATGCATTTTCAAGTCACACCAGTTACATTTTATTTTGGACAGCCATTTCCTGACAAATAATGGGGGAATAGTTCCAGGCACTACACACTGCTGCTCTTTTTGCTCTTCATAGCTCACTCTGATCTGCAAAACCACCATTGGGATCAATCTCTCTCTTGACTATGTCTTCAGCAACACATTTGTTTTCTTCAGCTTGATAACCTTGAAATGCTCATTGTAGACAGTTATAGACACTGCAGAACCTGTGTCAAGCTCAATTTTGAGGATTGTGCCTTTGTTTTCTGGTGCCGCCCATATTATGCTACTGCTGGGAGAAGTCACTGGTCTTGTCCGAATACCCATACATGTGTTTTAAATAGTAGGCCATTTGAGTATGCGAAAATATTATGTTTAATAATATGCAACATTTCAAAATCAGATGCCCAGATGTCTTACTAATTTTGGCACACTTTTCCACAATGCATTGGAAGATGTGGACTTCGAGTGACAGATCCTAGATCTCTTAAAGTAGCTAAACAACAAAACTAAGGCTCCTTAATTGGGAAGATGCCCGAAGTTTCTGCAGTGTTGTTCAAATGTAGGCTAAGTAGTTTTTGTTCTTCTTAAAATTAGCACCGGTATTGCGTCGTAGGCCACATTTTTGAAAACAGAagtattttaaatgtattttaatcTAAAATTAGATTTCTGTTTTCTCACTGAAAAGTGTTTCTTGTCCTGTAGACCTTCGTAAGAGCTTTTACTACACCATATGTGTCGGCGCCAGGAACTCGGGATGTGGCTGCGTTTTTGATGTCATGTTAAACAGGCTTTTTGATGTCAAATGTCATTATTTAATTTATAGATCAAGAAATAGCAGTCATTTTGATCTTGTTCCCAATGTTCAGTGCTTTAGTTTATTACGTTGATGTCCAGCGGTTCTGAATTTTCAATGTACACACAGCAAAAAAAATGAGGAGGCAAGTATGGGTATTCGGACATGACCAGTGACTTCTCCCAGCAGTAGCATAATAGGGGCGGCACCAGAAAACAAAGGCACACCCCTCAAAATGGAGCTTGACACAGGATCTGCAGTGTCTATAAATAAAGATCAAATTAAAAAATATGATACGGTATAGGTTGAGGTATAGGTTGAATGTGATGGGCTGTCTATAGGTAGGCTATCACATTCAACCTATACCGTAGAAGACCATATTtattatttaaactttatttattaactaggcaagtcagttaggaaccaattcttatttacaatgacggcctaccgggaagcagtgggttaactgccttgttcaggggcagaacgggagatttttaacttgtcagctcgggattcgatccagcaaccattcggttactggcccaatgctctatacACTAGGCTTTTATCCTATTTAAAAAGTACTAAAGACAGAAATATAATTTGGTTCCATTTAAACATATTTATTAGTAAAACCAGTGTtataacatacagttgaagttggacgtttacatacacttaggttggagtcattaaaacttgtttttcaaccactccacaaatttcttcttcacaaactatagttttggcaagtcggttaggacatctactttgtgcatgttaCCCTTCCAATGAGCTTATCATATAAACTACAAGGTGAAAAGTACAGTTTACTTCACTGTAAAGGTAACAGCCATTTACAATCTTTCTTTAGTTTTTCATTCTTACTCTCACCAATTCACTTAAACTAcgtgtatatttctgtatttcccaTGGGCTTCACCAGAGTACCCCCTACTGGCTGGATTACAACTGTATTAAGCCCCTTACAACACCCCCCTGCAAAAACTAAATGCTGTCCCAAACACTGGTCATGAGAACCAACGGAGAAAACAGCCATATAACTATCTAGACATGTCCAGTCTGCCTTTATCGGCAAAGATGCAACCCCCACTAAACATTATCACACTGTGATTAGTAAAGGTAAACAAGAAAATATATACACATCAGAACATCTCTAGTTGGTATCCTGATAAGAGCTTGGCAGCCCTAAAGTGTTATAGGTTAGAATGTCTCTGGGCCTCCTCTGCCGGACTGAACGGCGGGGCAAGGTCATGGGTGACCCCAATGAATCAGTGTCCACTTCATCATGAGATGATTGAGTTACTGAGCTGTTTCCATATTTACACCTGTCCTCCCCGGGCTCTCTCTGAGGACTGGCTGGCACTCCTTCACAGTGAAGTTTCTATCAGTCTGACACCGTTCCTCACTATTATCTGATACTAGCTGTGTgctactctgtctcctctcttcatccctacGTGGCCTATTGATGAATACTGGATAAGAATCCTCATCTGAGCTCTCAGACTCAGCGCTCTCCCCATTTTGCTGCTTttgctggggtggttcccttctccacagacctCTACTGGGTGTTTCAACAGGTTCCTCAAATGGTAGGGAATTACATGACATGAGCATATTTCGATGCAGAACCCGGGGCCTGCCTGTACCCCTCGGGTTTGACCTCATATACAGGGCTATCATCACCTTTCCTGGTTATCACCACATGTATTTGGTTCTCCCAGTGTGATCTTAGCTTTCCCGGCCCCCCACGTTCTGACATGTTCCTCACCAGTACACGATCCCCTGAGACCAGAACCGAACTCATTTTCTTCCAATCGTAGTAGGCTTTTCCCTTTGCTGTTGATTTTTCCATGTTGCTACTGGCGATGTTATAGGCTTCCACCATCTGTTGCTGCCACTTCTTAGCATAATCCTGGTATGATGTCTCCTGTCCCTTTATCTGTAACCCAAAGACAAGGTCAACAGGTAGCAGTGGAGCCCTTCCAAATAGCAGGAAATATGGTGAGAACCCAGTAGCATCACTGGCGGTACAATTTTATGCATGAATGACCTTGTTCAGATAATCACCCCAGTTGGCCTTTTTTCTCTTCATCTAGTGTGCGCAACATTAACAACAGTGTACGGTTAAATCTCTCCACCGAATTACTCTGTGGATAATATGGAGAGGTTCTGGAATTGGCTATTCCCATACAGTTCTGCAAGGCTCTGAATAACTGATTTTCAAACTCCCTTCCCCGATCATGATGTATTTTTGACAAAAAGCAAAACTTTGGGAAAAAATCTCAGAGAAGCTTTTTTGCTGCAGCTGACTTATTTCTGGTGGGGTAGGCTTGTGCAAATTTTGTAAAGTTATCTAAAATATCTCAAAAGAACTCGTTGTCCCCTCTGCTTTTCTTCAAATGCACATAGTCAATTGAAATTATCTCGAAATGAGCTGTAGCTCGTACCTGTTGC encodes:
- the LOC135558850 gene encoding 5-beta-cholestane-3-alpha,7-alpha-diol 12-alpha-hydroxylase-like, translated to MGFLLLILLALLASVLGGFYLLGAVRQRRPGEPPLDRGPIPWLGHVLEFRRDTAKFLERMKRKHGDIFTVQLGGFYFTFLMDPRSFGTIVKEARTKLDFSKFAQHLVQKVFGYHSDHRFPQMSSNKHLMGDGLVVMTQAMMRNLQNLMLHSVGTGDNNHMPWNEDGLFNYSYNIVFRAGYLALFGNETPKSTESMEKAREVDRVESQELFLEFRKYDQLFPNLAYGVLPPGEKREAERLKRLFWNMLSVQKVKTKENISVWVRDQQQEREEHGMEDFMQDRYMFLLLWASQGNTGPAAFWLLFYLMKHPDAMKAVQGEVEEVLKETGQEVKHEGPFINLTQEMLQKTPILDSAVEETLRLTSAPVLTRAVLQDMSLKLADGNEYRIREGDRVALFPYTAVQMDPEVHPDPLTYKYDRFLTAEGGKKTDFYKGGKKIKYYNMPWGAGITMCPGRFFATNELKQFVFLMLTYFDFELKNPDEKIPDIDTKRWGFGSMHPTRDIQFRYRLRF
- the LOC135558851 gene encoding 5-beta-cholestane-3-alpha,7-alpha-diol 12-alpha-hydroxylase-like; the encoded protein is MGFLLPILLALLASVLGGLYLLGAFRWCRPGEPPLDRGPIPWLGHVLEFRRDTAKFLERMKRKHGDIFTVQLGGFYFTFLMDPRSFGTIVKEARTNLDFRKFAQHLVQKVFGYHSDHRFPQMSSNKHLMGDGLVVMTQAMMSNLQNLMLHSVGTGDNDHMPWNEDGLFNYSYNIVFRAGYLALFGNETPKSTESMEKAREVDRVESQELFLEFRKYDQLFPNLAYGVLPPGEKREAERLKRLFWNMLSVQKVKTKENISVWVREQQQEREEHGMEDFMQDRYMLLLLWASQGNTGPAAFWLLLYLMKHPDAMGAVKKEVEEVLKETGQEVKHEGPFIDLTRDMLQKTPILDSAVEETLRLTTAPVLTRAVLQDMSLKMADGSEYRIREGDRVALFPYTAVQMDPEVHPDPLTYKYDRFLTAEGGKKTDFYKGGQKIKYYNMPWGAGITMCPGRFFATNELKQFVFLMLTYFDFELKNPDEKIPDIDTKRWGFGSMQPTRDIQFRYRLRFLKMSD